The proteins below come from a single Indicator indicator isolate 239-I01 chromosome 12, UM_Iind_1.1, whole genome shotgun sequence genomic window:
- the OXR1 gene encoding oxidation resistance protein 1 isoform X2, producing MSRFWYEKKGRKHQPVNHKYALITTREDINSKQATDTKPDLEPEAFRPNLSDPSELLQPDQIEKLTKSLPPRTIGYPWTLVYSTAKHGMSLKTLYRTMLGLDTPVLLVIKDSDGQVFGALASEPFKVSDGFYGTGETFMFTFSPDFEVFKWTGDNMFFIKGDMDSLAFGGGGGEFALWLDGDLYHGRSHSCKTFGNHTLSKREDFIIQDIEIWAFE from the exons ATAACAACAAGAGAAGACATCAATTCAAAACAGGCAACAGATACCAAACCAGACCTGGAGCCTGAGGCATTCCGGCCAAACCTTAGTGATCCCAGTGAATTATTACAGCCAGATCAAATTGAAAAG CTCACAAAATCTCTTCCACCACGGACCATCGGCTATCCATGGACACTTGTCTACAGTACTGCAAAGCATGGCATGAGCTTGAAGACCTTGTATCGAACGATGCTAGGGTTAGACACACCTGTGCTGTTGGTTATCAAGGACAGTGATGGACAG GTTTTTGGTGCACTAGCATCTGAACCATTTAAAGTGAGTGATGGCTTTTACGGCACTGGGGAGACTTTTATGTTCACTTTTTCTCCAGATTTTGAG GTTTTCAAATGGACAGGAGACAACATGTTTTTCATCAAAGGAGACATGGACTCCCTTGCTTTTGGTGGAGGAGG AGGGGAGTTTGCTCTTTGGCTCGATGGTGATCTCTACCATGGAAGAAGTCATTCATGTAAAACATTTGGGAATCATACACTTTCTAAGAGAGAAGACTTCATTATTCAAGACATAGAAATATGGGCTTTTGAATGA